The sequence TCCGGTCCGGCGACGACGTCCAGCCAGCGATCGACCAGATGCGCCGGCTCCTCCCCGAGGTAGCCGAGGTACTCGTCGACCGGCGCGACCGATCGATGGCTCGACGGCTCCACGCGCTCAGGAACGAGGGCGTCGACGTCGTCGCCGTCATCGGCGCGGGCCACCACAACGGCATTCGTGACCACCTCGAGCGCCTCGAGCGGCTGGACCGCACCGGGGACACCACCAGCGCCGAGGGGATCGGTGGCAGTGACGCCGCGTCAGAGACGGCTGTCGGCGAGGAACCGCGGGATCGACTCGACTCGGGCGTCCCCGTCGGGTCGGGCGATACGGACGTGGTCGACGAACCACTCGACGTGGCCGATCTCGAGGGCGTCACGGTGCCACGACGGCGACCAACCCGGGACGTGACGACGATCCCGATCGAGTGAGGTTCCGACAGCGTCGATCGCGCGTCTCGATCGCTCCTCACCGAGCAGGTAGACGGTTCTGCAGGTGCGACCCTCGACACGGTCACCTCAACGTTTATGTTCGACAGACATCCTGTTAGCACAATGAGCGGATCGTCGTCCCGTGTCGTCTCCGGGGGTGACCGCCGAGCGCTCCTCACCGGTATCGTCGCAGGTCTCCTGAATCTCCTCCTCGTCGTCGTGCTCTACGCTCGAGACGGCTACCCGACGCTCGAGTCTCCAGCCGCGACGGCAGTGCTCGCGGTCACGACGCTCCTGGTCGGTGCGATCCCGATGTTCGTCACCGTCCAGACCCGGCTACTCACGCCGGGAATCGGGTTTCTCACGTTGCTTATCGGAGCGACGACACTCGACCTGCGGACGCCAGCTCCCGAGTGGGGCGAACTCGACGGATACGTGATCGTCGAGGGACCGACCCACGTCGGGAGTTACGCGAACCGGTGGTACCTCTGGCTCGGCCTCCTGCTGTACGCGGGAGTCCTCGAGTTCGCCGTCCGCCGCCGGTACGGGATCGCCGAGAATCGTCTTCGGGACCTGCCTGCGATTCCCTCGAGTCGGGCAGGTCGTCTTCGCATCGCTGCGGCCGGCGGCGTGCTGATCGGAATCGCGACGGCGCTGCTCGTCCTCGAGAGCGGCATCAGGCCCCCGCTGGCGGCGACAGCCGTCTTCGTGGTCGCGTTCGCGGTGGCCCTCGTGCCGCTGGTCGGCCTGCTCGAGCGCCGGCTTATCCTCCCGACGCTGTTGTTTCTCGCACTCGTGCCGTACCTGCTGGTCTTCGAGGCGTTCGTCACGACCGACAGTCCGGTCCACATCTTCCTGTTTGGCCCCTACGCGATCCTGCTCGCCGCCGTCGGTCTGCTCGAGGCGATCGTCAGATCCCGGTTCGGGGAGTGACCTCGTCTCCCCAACTCGGGTGGCCGGATACCGACCGGAAACCGCCGCTCGAGCGTGTGGACGGCTCTCAGACGAGACTCGACTCCGACACCCTAAAGCGCGCGCACTCTGTGGATCGGGTATGGAGTATCACGAGGCGGCGGACTTCGTGTTCGGCCTGCGGCGGTTCCGGCCGAAACCGGGCACGGAGTCGACGGCGCGACTGCTCGCCTCCCTCGAGGATCCCCACGAGGGCATCGACTGCGTCCAGATCGCCGGCTCGAACGGAAAAGGATCGACCGCCCGAATGCTCGAGCGGACCCTCCGCGAAGCCGGGCTCTCCGTGGGACTGTACACCTCGCCACACCTCGAAGACCTCCGCGAACGGATTCGCGTCGACGGTCGCAAGATTCCGCGGACAGCGGTCTGTGCGTACGTCGAGGCCGTTCGTGACTACGTCACCGACGCGGCCGCAGACGGCTCCTCGCCGACGTTCTTCGAGGCGATGACCGCGATGGCCCTGTGGCATTTCGACCGTGAAGACGTCGACGTTGCCGTCCTCGAGGTCGGCATCGGCGGCAAGTACGACGCCACGAGCGTCGTGTCGCCGGTCGCGAGCGCGGTCACGAGCGTCACCCTCGAACATACCGGGATCATCGGCGACACCGAGGAGGCCATCGCCCGCGACAAGGCCCACGTCGCCCCTGACGACGCGTCGCTCGTGACCGCCGTCTCCGGCGACCCGCTCGAGGCAGTCCGTGAGGTCGCAGGCGACGTCGTGACGGTCGGCGATGGGAGTGCCAAGGACGCGGCTGCCGGTGCCGACGCTTCGGCGGACGTCCGGGTCACCTACGGCGGCCTGACCAACCACACCGAGGCGGCCGTCAGCATCGAGGCCGACGACTGGAGCGTCGAGACGAAGATTCCGTTCCCCGGCGCACACCAGGCGACGAACGCGGCGATCGCCGCCGCCCTCGCCCGACAACTCGCCGACGTCGACGAGGCCGACCTCGCCCGCGGGCTTCGAAACGCCCACTGGCCCGGCCGCTTCGAGGTGATGGACACCGGGCCGCTGGTCGTCCTCGACGGTGCCCACAACCCCGGGGCCTGCGAGACCCTCGCCGGGACGCTCTCGAGTTGCGACTACGACGACCTCCACGTCGTCTTCGGCGCGATGCACGACAAGGACCACCGCGAGATGGCCCACGCGCTCCCCACTCCCGACTCGGTCGTCGCCTGCGAACCGACGCTCGACCGGGCCGAAGATCGGGCCGTCCTCGAGACCGTCTTCGCAGACGTCGGCGTTCCCGACACCGAGTCGGTCGCCGCCGTCTCCGACGCCGTCGAACACGCGCTCGAGCGCGCAGACGAAGGTGACTGCGTGCTCGTCACCGGCTCGCTCTTTGCCGTCGCGGAGGCCCGGTCCCGCTGGACGCGTGCCGACGTCCCGAAACGCGTCCGGAACCTGGCGGACGCTCGCGAGACCCTCGCCGGCGCGTCGGTCGCCGACGGGAACGTCCACCGACTTGGTGGTGACGCCGTCCACCGCGTCGTGAAGGTCACGGTCAGTCCCCGTCAGGCCGACGTCCTCGAGGCCGAACTGCTGCGGGTCGGCGGTGAGTGTGCGCTTCCCGACTACCGGCAGGGCGACGAGCGCGTCGACGCCGTCCTCATGGGGACGCTCGGCCAGTTCGACCGACTGACCACGACGCTTGCAGGCCGCTCCGGCGGCCTCGAGCCCATCGCCCGGGAACTCCGTGAGACGCTCGAACTGGGCGGCGAGTCGGGTTCGGAAGGTGTACCCGCCGAGACGGGCGCTGGCGAGAACCCCCAGTTCCCGTGGGACGAACACACCGCTGTCATGGGCATCCTGAACGTCACGCCAGACAGCTTCCACGACGGTGGCCGCTACGACGCTCTCGAGGACGCGCTCACCCGCGCGCAGGCCATGGTCGAGGCCGGCGTCGACGTGATCGACGTCGGTGGCGAGTCGACCCGACCGGGTGCCGACCCCGTTCCGACCGACGAGGAGATCGATCGCGTCGTCCCCGTGATCGACCGGATCGCCGACCTCGGTATCCCGATCTCGATCGACACCCGGAAAGCCGCCGTCGCCGAGGCCGCTCTCGAGGCCGGCGCGGACGTCATCAACGACGTCTCCGGGCTCGAGGACCCGGCGATGCGGTTCGTCGCCGCCGAGCACGACGCCGGCCTGATCGTGATGCACAGCATCGACGCGCCGGTCGTCCCCGGTCGAGAAATCGACTACGACGACGTCGTCGAGGACGTGATCGACGAACTCGCCGAACTGGTCTTGCTCGCCGAGAAGGCCGGTCTCGATCGCGAGCGGATCGTCGTCGATCCGGGGATTGGCTTCGGCAAGACTGCCGCCGAGAGCTTCGAACTCCTCGGGCGGATCGACGAGTTCAACGCGCTCGGCTGTCCCGTCCTCGTCGGTCACTCTCAGAAGTCGATGTACGACCACGTCGGCCAGCCAGCCGGTGACCGACTCGAGTCGACGGTCGCCGCGACCGCGATCGCCGCCGACCGGGGCGCAGACGTCGTTCGCGTCCACGACGTCCCTGAAAACGTTGCGGCCGTCCGCACTGCACTCGCAGCCAGCGATCCCGACCAGTTTTCCTGGCGCTCGGACTGACTGCGAGTCCCTCGACTCTGACCTACTCGTCGACGAGCGCCTCGAGGTCGGACTCGAGGGACTCGATCGCCTCTTCGATCTCGGCGACCGTGGCAGCCTGTTCTTCGGCTCCAGCGGCGACCTCGCCGATCTCGGCTGCGATGGCGTCGCTCTGGTCGACGACGTCGTCTGTCATGCTCGCGATCTCTTCGGCGCTCGAGGCCTGTTCGTCGGTCGCACGGGCGATCTCGTCGATGCCGTTCGCAACGTCTGCGATACTCGAGAGGATCGCTTCCTGGTCTTCGACGACGGATTCGGTGCGCTCGGTCGCCGTCTGGACGCGTTCGTTGGCCACGCCGACGCTTTCGACAGTCTCGTCGGTCAACCCGCGGATCTGGTCGACGAGCCGCTCGATCTCTGCGACCTCAGACTGGGACTGTTCGGCCAGCGATTTGACTTCGCTCGCGACGACGGAGAACCCCTCGCCCTCTTGCCCGGCTCGCGCCGCTTCGATCGAGGCGTTGAGCGCGAGCAGATTGGTCTGGTCGGCGATGTCGTTGATGACGTCGACGATCTCCTCGATCCGCTCGACGTGTGACTGGAGTTGCTGGCTGTTCTCGGCGACTGCACCGCCAGCGGTTGCAACGTCACCCATGACGTCGATGAGTTCGTGGCCCGAGTCTCGAGACTGGGTCGCGAAGTTCCGGGTTTGCTCACTCTGGGAGCTGATCTCCTCGGCGCTCGTGGCGATCTCTTCGACCGTCGCACTGAACGAGGAAATCTCCGAGAGCACTTCACCGAGGTTCGACGTCTGTGTGTCGGCCCGCTGGCTGATCGCCTCGGCGTTTTCGGCGACGGTCGTCGTCGACTGGTCGAGTTCGTCGACGGCGACGCCGACGTCGTCTGCCATCCGACGCTGTAGCTCCGCCATGGCCTGGCGCTGTTCGACGAGTTCGGTGACGTCGACGAGCACCTCGATTCCGCCGGTGACAGTTCCCCCCGGACCGCGGATCGGGACGGCCATCGCTCTCGCGAAGATCGGCTCGCCGTGTACGTTCGTCGTCGTTCGAATCTGTTCTTCGCGGATCACTTCGTCTCGCCGGAGACACGTTTCGACGAGCGTCTCACTCTCACCGTCCGTCTGGAAGAGTTCGTACGCCGGTTTCCCGAGTGCGTCCTGCTCGCTCAGCCCGATCAATTCCTCGAGGTCGTCGTTCCACACCACGACGCGGCCTGACTCGTCGACCGCGAACGCGGGTTCTGGAAACGTCTCGACGAGAGAGAGGAACGCGTGTCGCCAGAAGGCAGCCGGATCGGTTTCGTCGTCTGGAGCGAGCCCCTCACCTTGGTGAACGTTAGTAGCCATTCGTAGCAGTGACTAATTGTACAGCAATTCGATACATAGTCGTTGTGGCACCCCGGAAGATAACCGATACCACCTTATAGCGGTGGTTTAGTGCCACGCCATCCGCACAAATTGAAGTGACAGATTGCGTTAGATACGTGTCGAGTGGCCTGTATCGGTCTGGTCATCGGCGGCCAGTGGACTCGAGTCCGATCGGCCGTCGTCGGGTCGGGGACGGACTGTTGTCGCGTCGTCTCACGTCCACCGACGTCTCGCAGACTGCTACTCGTGTGTCGACGAGCAGGTGTCGGCAGTTCAACCCGTCGGATTCTGCCGCCTGACGAACCCGATCGTCGCCGGGTCGAAGACGTACGTCGAGTGACAGCACTCACAGGTCGTCGCGAGGAAGTTTCCGTTACGGTGGCGCTTCCAGAGTTTCGTCTGACTCTGATCGATCTCGAGGATCACCGGCGTGCCACAGTCGGGGACCGTACAGGGGAACCGGACGTACCAGTTGGGAACCGAGAGCGCACCGAGCGGCTCGAGGAGGCTCCGGAGCCGGCTGAGCAGGTTGAAGATCGTCACCGTCAGGTCCTGACGGTCGATCGAGACGCCCTCGACGTCGCTGATGAAGCCGTTCAGGTGGGACTCCTCGTCGTACAGCGGGAGGACGGGAATCCCCTTCGCCTGTGCGTAGCCGATCTCCTGATTGACCCAGGGGGAGTCGGCCGACTGGTCGGTCAACACGGGGATCGCGACGGTACTGTTGGCGAGACGGCCCTGAAGCCGGGACCGGGACTGCCGGGATTCGACCTCCTCGAGTGCGATGTGGACGTCGAACGGAAAGTTCTTGACAGTCGAAAAGAGGTCCTGAACGAGCCCGAGATCACCGGTTTCGTGTGAGACGTAGATCCGCTCCCCTGTCATTCCAGCGCTCTACGAACATAATCGTACCGACCACTATATATGTAACTAATCCTCGAGCAGTGAGATGGTAGGCGACGAGGGGTAGTGTACGGGCGAAAATACGTCCCTCGGTACCGAACGCGAGACGTTCACCGTCAAAACGAGTCTGTCACCGGTAGATCGTTCGGCGCGTGACCGTTACTGCGAGGCCACCAGATCCGAGAGTGCAGCGGCCGGGTCGTCGGCTTTCGCGACGCCGCTGGCGAGGAGGACGCCCTCTGCACCGAGCTCTGCGGCCGCCGCGACGTCTTCACCGGTGCTAATTCCGGCACCACAGAGCACGGAGACGGCATCGTCGACGGAGCCGGCCGCAGCGACGGCACCTTCGACGACCTCCGGGTCGGCCTTGCTGACGGGTGTCCCCGTCCCGATCAGTTCCGGCGGTTCGACGGCGACTGCGTCCGGCCCGAGTGCTGCTGCCGCACCGACCTGTGACGGGTTGTTCGCACAGACGACCGTCTCGAGTCCGGCGCGTTCTGCA is a genomic window of Natrarchaeobaculum aegyptiacum containing:
- the folP gene encoding dihydropteroate synthase; the encoded protein is MEYHEAADFVFGLRRFRPKPGTESTARLLASLEDPHEGIDCVQIAGSNGKGSTARMLERTLREAGLSVGLYTSPHLEDLRERIRVDGRKIPRTAVCAYVEAVRDYVTDAAADGSSPTFFEAMTAMALWHFDREDVDVAVLEVGIGGKYDATSVVSPVASAVTSVTLEHTGIIGDTEEAIARDKAHVAPDDASLVTAVSGDPLEAVREVAGDVVTVGDGSAKDAAAGADASADVRVTYGGLTNHTEAAVSIEADDWSVETKIPFPGAHQATNAAIAAALARQLADVDEADLARGLRNAHWPGRFEVMDTGPLVVLDGAHNPGACETLAGTLSSCDYDDLHVVFGAMHDKDHREMAHALPTPDSVVACEPTLDRAEDRAVLETVFADVGVPDTESVAAVSDAVEHALERADEGDCVLVTGSLFAVAEARSRWTRADVPKRVRNLADARETLAGASVADGNVHRLGGDAVHRVVKVTVSPRQADVLEAELLRVGGECALPDYRQGDERVDAVLMGTLGQFDRLTTTLAGRSGGLEPIARELRETLELGGESGSEGVPAETGAGENPQFPWDEHTAVMGILNVTPDSFHDGGRYDALEDALTRAQAMVEAGVDVIDVGGESTRPGADPVPTDEEIDRVVPVIDRIADLGIPISIDTRKAAVAEAALEAGADVINDVSGLEDPAMRFVAAEHDAGLIVMHSIDAPVVPGREIDYDDVVEDVIDELAELVLLAEKAGLDRERIVVDPGIGFGKTAAESFELLGRIDEFNALGCPVLVGHSQKSMYDHVGQPAGDRLESTVAATAIAADRGADVVRVHDVPENVAAVRTALAASDPDQFSWRSD
- a CDS encoding methyl-accepting chemotaxis protein; this encodes MATNVHQGEGLAPDDETDPAAFWRHAFLSLVETFPEPAFAVDESGRVVVWNDDLEELIGLSEQDALGKPAYELFQTDGESETLVETCLRRDEVIREEQIRTTTNVHGEPIFARAMAVPIRGPGGTVTGGIEVLVDVTELVEQRQAMAELQRRMADDVGVAVDELDQSTTTVAENAEAISQRADTQTSNLGEVLSEISSFSATVEEIATSAEEISSQSEQTRNFATQSRDSGHELIDVMGDVATAGGAVAENSQQLQSHVERIEEIVDVINDIADQTNLLALNASIEAARAGQEGEGFSVVASEVKSLAEQSQSEVAEIERLVDQIRGLTDETVESVGVANERVQTATERTESVVEDQEAILSSIADVANGIDEIARATDEQASSAEEIASMTDDVVDQSDAIAAEIGEVAAGAEEQAATVAEIEEAIESLESDLEALVDE
- a CDS encoding toll/interleukin-1 receptor domain-containing protein, whose product is MTGERIYVSHETGDLGLVQDLFSTVKNFPFDVHIALEEVESRQSRSRLQGRLANSTVAIPVLTDQSADSPWVNQEIGYAQAKGIPVLPLYDEESHLNGFISDVEGVSIDRQDLTVTIFNLLSRLRSLLEPLGALSVPNWYVRFPCTVPDCGTPVILEIDQSQTKLWKRHRNGNFLATTCECCHSTYVFDPATIGFVRRQNPTG
- the tpiA gene encoding triose-phosphate isomerase; its protein translation is MFILVNLKTYPCDPVAVAEAVADVDETTDARLAVAPQAADIARVADTGVETWAQHVDPIDHGSNTGHTLAETVADAGAVGTLVNHSECRQKLADVDGAVRAAERAGLETVVCANNPSQVGAAAALGPDAVAVEPPELIGTGTPVSKADPEVVEGAVAAAGSVDDAVSVLCGAGISTGEDVAAAAELGAEGVLLASGVAKADDPAAALSDLVASQ